The following are encoded together in the Acidovorax sp. KKS102 genome:
- a CDS encoding ABC transporter substrate-binding protein: MKCRGVEDGCVDRRSAMVGLAVAGLAWAGPAAAETGVTDTRIKVGQSAVFTGPAKDFGVDYKAGIALAFDKVNKTGGVNGRTLELVSHDDAYEPKKTAENTVKLIDEDKVFALIGYVATGNLIAAMPLAEKAGVPMFAPLVGTTSFRTTHNRYLFHVRASYETELRKIVGHLATLGINNIAVIYQNSAFGKSNLDTCLQIAEGLKVKVVDSVPMEIAATDAKPQVAQLTKAQPGAVVMIMAGKMVEVFLRDYRAAGAASPLYTISVGITDAPGSAQRLNGGIEGLVTASIVPSPQASRLAIVADYRKDRADAGEKIDSYTMLEGYIAARVFVEGVKRAGKALTREGFIKAMEDMGTTKIGDFPLVYGPGNHNGSNFVDLEMYTRSGSLRR, encoded by the coding sequence ATGAAGTGTCGAGGAGTGGAGGATGGATGCGTCGACCGCCGCAGCGCCATGGTGGGCCTGGCGGTGGCAGGGCTGGCATGGGCAGGCCCGGCAGCCGCCGAGACCGGGGTGACAGACACCCGCATCAAGGTAGGGCAGTCGGCCGTGTTTACCGGCCCGGCCAAGGATTTCGGGGTGGACTACAAGGCGGGCATTGCGCTGGCGTTCGACAAGGTCAACAAGACCGGCGGCGTGAACGGGCGCACGCTGGAGCTGGTGTCGCACGACGACGCCTACGAGCCCAAGAAGACGGCCGAGAACACGGTCAAGCTCATTGACGAAGACAAGGTCTTCGCCCTGATCGGCTACGTGGCCACCGGAAACCTCATCGCCGCCATGCCCCTGGCGGAGAAAGCAGGCGTGCCCATGTTCGCGCCGCTGGTGGGCACCACGTCCTTCCGCACCACGCACAACCGCTACCTGTTCCATGTACGCGCCAGCTACGAGACCGAGCTGCGCAAGATCGTGGGCCACCTCGCCACGCTGGGCATCAACAACATCGCCGTCATTTACCAGAACAGCGCGTTTGGCAAATCCAACCTCGACACCTGCCTGCAGATCGCCGAGGGCCTGAAGGTGAAGGTGGTGGATTCCGTGCCCATGGAGATCGCCGCCACCGACGCCAAGCCCCAGGTCGCGCAGCTCACCAAGGCCCAGCCGGGCGCAGTGGTGATGATCATGGCGGGCAAGATGGTGGAGGTGTTTCTGCGCGACTACCGCGCGGCGGGCGCAGCCTCGCCGCTGTACACCATCTCGGTGGGCATCACCGACGCACCGGGCTCTGCGCAGCGGCTGAACGGCGGCATCGAAGGGCTGGTCACGGCCAGCATCGTGCCCTCGCCGCAGGCCAGCCGTCTGGCCATCGTGGCCGACTACCGCAAGGACCGCGCGGACGCGGGCGAGAAGATCGACAGCTACACCATGCTGGAGGGCTACATCGCCGCACGCGTGTTTGTGGAAGGTGTCAAACGCGCAGGCAAAGCGCTCACGCGCGAAGGCTTCATCAAGGCCATGGAAGACATGGGCACCACCAAGATCGGCGACTTTCCGCTGGTGTATGGCCCGGGCAACCACAATGGCTCCAACTTTGTGGACCTGGAGATGTACACGCGCAGCGGGTCGCTGCGACGCTGA
- a CDS encoding (2Fe-2S)-binding protein, whose product MHAPASPSPVVVNGQPCALPQSTLASATLLHVLRNDLALNGPKYGCGLGQCGACTVLVDGIAARACVIPAQGVAGREVTTLEGLPGRCSVTEGLHPVQQAFVDEQAAQCGYCLNGMVMMAVALLERNPDPDEAAVRRELSGNLCRCGTHVEIIRAVLRAAQLMREAQA is encoded by the coding sequence ATGCACGCGCCCGCTTCACCTTCCCCGGTTGTCGTCAATGGCCAGCCGTGTGCCCTGCCACAGAGCACCTTGGCCAGCGCCACGCTGCTGCACGTGCTGCGCAACGACCTGGCCCTCAACGGCCCCAAATACGGCTGCGGCCTGGGGCAGTGCGGCGCCTGCACGGTGCTGGTCGATGGCATTGCCGCGCGGGCCTGCGTGATCCCGGCGCAGGGCGTGGCAGGCCGTGAGGTGACGACGCTGGAGGGGCTGCCCGGGCGTTGCAGCGTTACCGAGGGACTTCACCCGGTGCAGCAAGCCTTTGTGGATGAACAAGCCGCGCAATGCGGCTATTGCCTCAACGGCATGGTGATGATGGCCGTGGCTTTGCTGGAGCGCAACCCTGACCCCGACGAAGCAGCCGTGCGCCGCGAGCTGTCGGGCAACCTGTGCCGCTGCGGCACGCATGTCGAAATCATCCGCGCTGTGCTGCGCGCGGCCCAGCTGATGCGCGAGGCCCAGGCATGA
- a CDS encoding molybdopterin cofactor-binding domain-containing protein — MNTPPSLRAHSPLTRADFHAAQGVLLVVRNPPPAPPPVKGQPALVAGNPAEGVEILIAVWDDGSVTALNGHVDLGTGIRTALAQIVAEELDVPLAQVNMVLGDTTRAPNQGATIASASIQIHAKPLRTAAAQARHWLVAQAAERLGVPVDQLQVRAGVVQVTADPSCQLAYGALLAGAHTTLELVDATPTKAAADYTVVGQSVPRVDIPAKVSGELVFVHDMRVPGMLHGRVVRPPYAGADHGDFIGNTLESVDQQSIAHIPGIRAVVVIRDFVGIVAEREEQAEQALRELKVRWKDWPGFPRQDSAEALEQAIRANPATQRRLVDEGDVEGALAALSADGQPMPRTYVWPYQMHGSIGPSCAVAEWRSDDSTGRPRMTVWAGTQNPHVLRADLARLMGLPDVDIDLIRMEAAGCYGRNGADDVAADAALLSRAVGAPVRVQLTREQEHLWEPKGTAQLMQVRGGLKADGTVAAYDFETSYPSNGAPTLALLLTRTIEPVAQAYEMGDRTARPPYQYDNLRVAVNDMPPIVRASWLRGVSALPNSFAHESYVDELATAAGVDPVQFRLQLLNDPRAAELVQATAEKAGWIRRTGPQQRPLDADNSGEWVQGQGFAYARYIHSKWPGFGAAWAAWVADVEVNKKTGEVHVRRVVVGHDAGLMVNPVGVEQQVHGNVLQTTSRALKEQVTFEPVKQAVDNREWGSYPILSFREVPVIEVMHMPRQDEAPLGSGESSSVPGTAAIANAIFDATGVRFRAPPFTPEAVRAGLNPLPGGAGEAAASSTAPTEQAQVLPTLELPSPSLSTVPASATWPAKRSPWARALALVAGGIAMGAALLGWRPSIAPVVQTAGASVYNAATIERGRLLAAAGDCAVCHTAPGGTPNTGGRAMETPFGKVYTTNLTPDAETGIGQWSFSAFQRAMREGISRDGKHLYPAFPYTSFAKMSDDDLTALYAYLMAQPAVRAEVPKTELTFPFSVRPLMAGWNALFHDATPFKPDPTRPPEWNRGAYLVQGVGHCGACHTPRNALGAELGGAAFLSGAMVDGWEAPALTGLSKAPVPWTADALYGYLRHGHSPQHGSASGPMAPVVRELAHLPDDDIRAMASYLASFTATDAATQPATQPVSDPQQRAQAAVAQAAALAPQPGQAQRLFNGACAACHHDGDGPKLLGVNVPLALNSNLHSDRPDNLLQVIVHGIREPAARDIGFMPGFGHALSDAQITELAGYMRQRYAPGRPAWRDVPEALARVRAGPAHP; from the coding sequence ATGAACACGCCTCCATCCCTGCGCGCCCATAGCCCGCTCACCCGCGCCGACTTCCATGCCGCCCAGGGCGTGCTGCTGGTGGTGCGCAACCCACCGCCCGCGCCACCGCCCGTCAAGGGCCAGCCCGCGCTGGTGGCAGGCAACCCGGCCGAGGGCGTGGAGATACTGATCGCCGTGTGGGACGACGGCAGCGTGACCGCGCTCAACGGCCATGTGGACCTGGGCACCGGCATCCGCACCGCGCTGGCGCAGATCGTGGCCGAAGAACTCGATGTGCCGCTGGCGCAGGTGAACATGGTGCTGGGCGACACCACCCGCGCGCCCAACCAGGGTGCCACCATCGCGAGTGCATCCATCCAGATCCACGCCAAGCCCCTGCGCACCGCCGCCGCGCAGGCGCGCCACTGGCTGGTGGCGCAGGCCGCAGAGCGGCTGGGCGTGCCGGTGGATCAATTGCAGGTGCGTGCCGGTGTGGTGCAGGTCACGGCAGACCCGTCGTGCCAACTCGCCTACGGCGCGCTGCTGGCGGGCGCACACACCACGCTGGAACTGGTGGACGCCACGCCCACCAAGGCCGCCGCCGATTACACCGTGGTCGGCCAGTCCGTGCCGCGTGTGGACATCCCTGCCAAGGTCAGTGGCGAGCTGGTGTTTGTGCACGACATGCGCGTGCCCGGCATGCTGCACGGCCGCGTGGTGCGCCCTCCGTATGCGGGGGCCGACCATGGCGACTTCATCGGCAACACGCTCGAATCGGTAGACCAGCAGTCCATCGCCCACATCCCCGGCATCCGCGCCGTGGTGGTGATCCGCGACTTTGTGGGCATCGTGGCCGAGCGCGAGGAACAGGCCGAGCAGGCGCTGCGCGAGCTGAAGGTGCGCTGGAAAGACTGGCCCGGCTTTCCTCGCCAGGACAGCGCCGAGGCGCTGGAACAAGCCATCCGCGCCAACCCCGCCACGCAGCGCCGCCTGGTGGACGAGGGCGATGTGGAGGGCGCCCTGGCCGCGCTGTCCGCCGACGGCCAGCCCATGCCGCGCACATACGTGTGGCCGTACCAGATGCACGGCTCCATCGGCCCATCGTGCGCGGTGGCCGAATGGCGCAGCGATGACAGCACCGGCCGCCCGCGCATGACCGTGTGGGCGGGCACGCAAAACCCCCATGTGCTGCGCGCCGACCTGGCCCGCCTGATGGGCCTGCCCGATGTGGACATCGACCTCATCCGCATGGAGGCCGCAGGCTGCTACGGCCGCAACGGCGCCGATGATGTGGCGGCCGATGCCGCGCTGCTGTCACGCGCCGTAGGCGCCCCGGTGCGCGTGCAGCTCACGCGCGAGCAAGAGCATTTGTGGGAGCCCAAGGGCACGGCGCAGCTCATGCAGGTGCGCGGTGGGCTCAAGGCCGATGGCACCGTGGCGGCGTACGACTTTGAAACGTCCTACCCCTCCAACGGCGCGCCCACGCTGGCCCTGCTGCTCACCCGCACCATCGAGCCCGTGGCCCAGGCCTACGAGATGGGCGACCGCACTGCGCGCCCGCCCTACCAGTACGACAACCTGCGCGTGGCCGTCAACGACATGCCGCCCATCGTGCGCGCATCGTGGCTGCGGGGCGTGTCGGCGCTGCCCAATTCGTTTGCGCACGAGTCGTATGTGGACGAACTGGCCACGGCAGCGGGGGTGGACCCGGTGCAGTTTCGCCTGCAACTGCTGAACGACCCGCGCGCTGCCGAGCTGGTGCAGGCCACGGCCGAAAAGGCGGGCTGGATTCGCCGCACCGGCCCGCAGCAGCGCCCCTTGGATGCTGACAACAGCGGTGAATGGGTCCAAGGCCAGGGCTTTGCCTACGCCCGTTACATCCACAGCAAATGGCCCGGCTTTGGCGCCGCCTGGGCGGCCTGGGTGGCCGATGTAGAGGTCAACAAGAAGACCGGCGAGGTGCACGTGCGCCGCGTGGTCGTGGGGCACGACGCGGGCCTGATGGTGAACCCCGTCGGTGTGGAGCAGCAGGTGCACGGCAACGTGCTGCAGACCACCAGCCGGGCGCTCAAGGAGCAGGTGACGTTCGAGCCCGTCAAGCAGGCCGTGGACAACCGCGAATGGGGCAGCTACCCCATCCTGAGCTTCCGCGAGGTGCCGGTCATCGAGGTCATGCACATGCCCCGGCAAGACGAGGCGCCGCTGGGCTCGGGCGAGTCGTCTTCTGTGCCGGGCACGGCGGCGATTGCCAACGCGATTTTTGACGCCACGGGTGTGCGCTTTCGCGCACCGCCCTTCACACCCGAGGCGGTGCGTGCCGGGCTCAACCCCTTGCCCGGCGGCGCAGGCGAGGCGGCTGCAAGCAGCACCGCACCCACTGAGCAGGCACAGGTATTGCCCACGCTGGAGCTGCCATCCCCCAGTTTGTCCACCGTGCCCGCCAGCGCCACATGGCCCGCCAAACGCAGCCCCTGGGCACGCGCGCTGGCCCTGGTCGCCGGTGGCATCGCCATGGGCGCAGCGCTGCTGGGCTGGCGCCCCTCCATCGCGCCCGTGGTGCAGACGGCGGGTGCGTCGGTCTACAACGCCGCCACCATCGAACGCGGCCGCCTGCTGGCCGCTGCGGGCGACTGCGCGGTGTGCCACACCGCCCCCGGCGGCACGCCCAACACGGGCGGCCGCGCCATGGAAACGCCATTCGGCAAGGTCTACACCACCAACCTCACGCCCGACGCCGAGACCGGCATCGGCCAGTGGTCCTTCAGCGCCTTCCAGCGCGCCATGCGCGAAGGCATCTCGCGCGATGGCAAACACCTGTACCCCGCGTTCCCGTACACGTCGTTCGCCAAGATGAGCGACGATGACCTGACCGCGCTGTACGCCTACCTGATGGCGCAACCCGCCGTGCGGGCCGAGGTGCCGAAGACCGAGTTGACCTTTCCGTTCAGCGTGCGCCCGCTCATGGCGGGCTGGAACGCGCTGTTCCACGACGCGACCCCGTTCAAGCCAGACCCGACCCGCCCGCCCGAATGGAACCGGGGCGCTTACCTGGTGCAGGGCGTGGGCCACTGCGGCGCCTGCCACACGCCGCGCAACGCGCTGGGGGCCGAGTTGGGTGGCGCTGCGTTCCTCTCGGGCGCCATGGTGGATGGCTGGGAGGCGCCTGCGCTTACCGGCCTGTCGAAAGCGCCCGTGCCCTGGACGGCCGATGCGCTGTATGGCTACCTGCGCCACGGCCACAGCCCGCAGCACGGCAGCGCCTCCGGCCCCATGGCGCCCGTGGTACGCGAGCTGGCCCACTTGCCTGACGACGACATTCGCGCCATGGCGAGTTACCTGGCCTCGTTCACCGCGACGGACGCTGCTACCCAGCCAGCCACACAGCCTGTGTCAGACCCACAACAGCGCGCCCAAGCCGCCGTGGCCCAGGCCGCCGCGCTGGCCCCGCAGCCCGGCCAGGCCCAGCGCCTGTTCAACGGTGCCTGCGCCGCCTGCCACCACGACGGCGACGGCCCCAAGCTGCTCGGTGTGAACGTGCCCCTGGCGCTCAACAGCAACCTGCACAGCGACCGGCCCGACAACCTGCTGCAGGTCATCGTGCACGGCATCCGCGAGCCCGCCGCGCGGGACATCGGCTTTATGCCCGGCTTCGGCCACGCGCTCAGCGACGCGCAGATCACCGAGCTGGCGGGCTACATGCGCCAGCGCTACGCCCCCGGCCGCCCGGCGTGGCGCGATGTGCCCGAGGCACTGGCCCGCGTGCGGGCGGGGCCTGCGCATCCTTAG
- a CDS encoding EVE domain-containing protein: MTDALLQHPLWPDAEPARNDIPVSAATSAAATRRNWIAVACAQHARRGCATPGAGYMQVCHGKVAPLQRIRPGDRVAYYAPTVTMGGKDRLQAFVSIGIVLPGSPYAFDMGGGFVPSRRDVAYVPAREAAIAPLLDALEFVDDRQRWGSKFRFGLLAVSEHDMRLIAQAMQAELQSLYFL; this comes from the coding sequence ATGACCGACGCCCTGCTGCAACACCCCCTTTGGCCGGATGCCGAGCCTGCGCGCAACGACATACCTGTATCGGCAGCGACCTCTGCAGCCGCCACGCGCCGCAACTGGATCGCCGTGGCCTGCGCCCAGCACGCCCGCCGGGGCTGCGCCACGCCGGGCGCGGGCTACATGCAGGTGTGCCATGGCAAGGTGGCGCCGCTGCAGCGCATACGGCCCGGCGACCGTGTTGCGTACTACGCGCCCACGGTGACCATGGGCGGCAAGGACCGGCTGCAGGCCTTTGTCTCCATCGGCATCGTGTTGCCGGGGTCGCCGTATGCGTTTGATATGGGTGGCGGGTTTGTGCCGTCGCGGCGGGACGTGGCCTATGTGCCTGCACGTGAGGCGGCGATTGCGCCGCTGCTGGACGCGCTGGAGTTTGTGGACGACCGCCAGCGCTGGGGCAGCAAGTTCCGGTTTGGGCTGTTGGCCGTCAGCGAACACGACATGCGCCTGATTGCGCAGGCGATGCAGGCCGAGCTGCAATCACTATATTTTTTATAG
- a CDS encoding LysE family translocator — protein sequence MDFTSITVFLQAAVIGVLIAAPVGPIGLLTMQRTLERGLAAGLATGLGAAMADAVYGAVGAFSVRWLIDGLTQARTPLALGGGALLLVLAWRTWHAPVAHNAAPARDARGLLGLAAGTFALTLANPATIVSFIAVFGSLGGGRPSLPSPLWMVAGVLVGSAAWWLLLTSAIAYQRQRFTPAWRLRINRASALLLGGFALWQWGQLV from the coding sequence ATGGACTTCACTTCAATCACCGTGTTTCTGCAAGCCGCCGTCATCGGCGTGCTCATTGCGGCCCCTGTGGGCCCCATTGGCCTGCTGACCATGCAGCGCACCCTGGAGCGGGGCCTGGCGGCCGGGCTGGCCACGGGCCTGGGCGCCGCTATGGCCGATGCGGTGTATGGCGCCGTGGGCGCCTTCAGCGTGCGCTGGCTCATCGACGGGCTGACGCAGGCCAGGACGCCGCTGGCGCTGGGCGGTGGCGCACTGCTGCTGGTGCTGGCGTGGCGCACCTGGCACGCGCCAGTGGCCCACAACGCCGCACCAGCACGCGACGCGCGCGGCCTGCTGGGCCTGGCGGCCGGCACGTTTGCGCTGACGCTGGCCAACCCGGCCACCATCGTGTCGTTCATTGCGGTGTTTGGCTCGCTGGGCGGCGGCCGGCCCAGCCTGCCGTCGCCGCTGTGGATGGTGGCAGGTGTGCTGGTGGGCTCTGCCGCCTGGTGGCTGCTGCTGACCAGTGCGATTGCCTACCAGCGGCAGCGCTTTACGCCCGCCTGGCGCCTGCGCATCAACCGGGCGTCGGCCCTGCTGCTGGGCGGGTTTGCGCTGTGGCAGTGGGGGCAGCTGGTCTGA
- a CDS encoding Lrp/AsnC family transcriptional regulator yields the protein MEVDDKAWRLISALQADGRASLKELAEAVGLSVPATLERLRRLQEAGVVRGVHADIDPAKVGYGVRAVVGINVPQPGKKALIDKLRQSPQVLECHHVSGNDSYVMQVVARDLPDLERFLGDINGYGETRTSIVFSTPIPLRGLARPEAG from the coding sequence ATGGAAGTCGATGACAAAGCCTGGCGCCTGATCAGCGCGCTGCAGGCCGATGGCCGCGCCTCGCTCAAGGAACTGGCCGAGGCCGTGGGCCTGTCGGTGCCCGCCACGCTGGAGCGCCTGAGGCGTTTGCAGGAAGCGGGCGTGGTGCGTGGCGTGCATGCCGACATCGACCCCGCCAAGGTCGGCTACGGCGTGCGGGCCGTGGTGGGCATCAACGTGCCGCAGCCCGGCAAGAAGGCGCTGATCGACAAGCTGCGCCAGTCGCCCCAGGTGCTTGAGTGCCACCACGTCAGCGGCAACGATTCGTACGTGATGCAGGTCGTGGCGCGCGACCTGCCCGATCTGGAGCGCTTTCTGGGCGACATCAACGGCTATGGCGAAACGCGCACGTCCATCGTGTTCTCCACGCCCATCCCGCTGCGCGGCCTGGCCCGGCCGGAGGCGGGCTGA
- a CDS encoding VOC family protein, translating into MEAQEIHRGRLFDHVQLVVRDLAASQAFYTAVLKALQVPMGGADEGYFWADELFVSAADGPAAQGHLTGRTHLAFQARDRAMVDAFYQAALAHGGTDNGAPGERAYHPGYYAAFVLDPDGNNIEAVFHGDAQRSAASVKITF; encoded by the coding sequence ATGGAAGCGCAAGAAATCCACCGGGGCAGGCTGTTTGACCATGTGCAACTGGTCGTGCGCGACCTGGCGGCCAGCCAGGCCTTCTATACGGCGGTGCTAAAGGCCCTGCAGGTGCCGATGGGCGGGGCGGACGAAGGCTACTTCTGGGCCGACGAGCTGTTTGTGTCGGCGGCCGACGGCCCTGCCGCGCAAGGCCACCTGACAGGCCGCACGCACCTGGCGTTTCAGGCCCGGGACCGAGCGATGGTGGATGCGTTCTACCAAGCCGCGCTGGCCCACGGCGGCACCGACAACGGCGCACCGGGCGAGCGCGCCTACCACCCCGGCTACTACGCGGCCTTTGTGCTGGACCCGGATGGGAACAACATCGAGGCCGTGTTCCATGGCGACGCGCAGCGCAGTGCGGCGTCGGTGAAGATCACGTTCTGA
- a CDS encoding VOC family protein, whose translation MKNAIAWFEIPTTQLDRAQAFYEAVLGQPMRRENMGPSEGAVFAYDPEADGAGGALMMGPTAPQVSGSGTLVYLDASPSLDAALDRAVAQGGRVALPRQALPPGMGFFAHIHDLDGNRVGLHALA comes from the coding sequence ATGAAAAACGCCATCGCCTGGTTTGAGATCCCCACCACCCAGTTGGACCGCGCCCAGGCCTTTTACGAAGCCGTGCTGGGCCAGCCCATGCGCCGCGAGAACATGGGCCCGAGCGAAGGCGCCGTGTTTGCCTACGACCCTGAGGCCGATGGTGCAGGCGGCGCGCTGATGATGGGCCCCACGGCGCCCCAGGTGTCGGGCAGCGGCACGCTGGTGTACCTGGACGCATCGCCCTCGCTCGACGCCGCGCTGGACCGCGCGGTGGCCCAGGGCGGCCGCGTGGCCCTGCCGCGCCAGGCGCTGCCGCCGGGCATGGGGTTCTTTGCGCACATCCATGACCTGGATGGCAACCGCGTGGGTCTGCACGCGCTGGCTTGA
- a CDS encoding helix-turn-helix domain-containing protein, translating to MHFSNIDGIRSYSLFGESQHLPDVLHCETIAERSALHDWELAPHRHTRLHQVLLITSGGGVAHLDGERIALFAGALINVPQGHVHAFRFTQHTQGWVATLADELMDEIFVRVGDVRRDLARPAVAPAPPQLHQAMGQVWQEFSGRAKARALVLRGLSATLLGWVARAMEDHSPGDAAAPESSLVQRLEALIEAHFLEHWQVADYARALAVSPTHLSRVARAATGMSAQRLIEARLMREARRNLAYTHLGVATIAYTLGYADPAYFTRAFTRDAGLSPRAFRAQVAASAPATAM from the coding sequence ATGCACTTTTCGAACATCGATGGCATCCGCTCTTACAGCCTGTTCGGCGAGTCGCAGCACCTTCCCGATGTGCTGCACTGCGAGACGATTGCCGAGCGATCGGCGCTGCACGACTGGGAGCTGGCGCCGCACCGGCACACGCGGCTGCACCAGGTGCTGCTGATCACCTCGGGCGGGGGTGTGGCGCACCTGGATGGCGAGCGGATTGCGCTGTTTGCCGGTGCGCTCATCAACGTGCCGCAGGGGCATGTGCACGCATTCCGCTTTACGCAGCACACGCAGGGCTGGGTGGCCACGCTGGCCGATGAATTGATGGACGAGATTTTTGTGCGCGTGGGCGATGTGCGGCGCGACCTGGCGCGGCCCGCCGTGGCGCCTGCGCCGCCACAGCTGCACCAGGCCATGGGCCAGGTCTGGCAGGAGTTCTCGGGCCGGGCCAAGGCGCGTGCGCTGGTGCTGCGGGGCCTGAGCGCCACGCTGCTGGGCTGGGTGGCGCGCGCGATGGAAGACCACAGCCCGGGCGACGCGGCAGCGCCAGAGTCCAGCCTGGTGCAGCGGCTGGAGGCGCTGATCGAGGCGCATTTTCTGGAGCACTGGCAGGTGGCCGACTACGCGCGGGCGCTGGCCGTGTCGCCCACGCACCTGAGCCGCGTGGCGCGGGCTGCCACGGGCATGTCGGCCCAGCGGCTGATCGAGGCACGGCTGATGCGCGAGGCGCGGCGCAACCTGGCCTACACCCACCTGGGCGTGGCCACCATTGCCTACACGCTGGGCTATGCCGACCCGGCGTACTTCACCCGCGCCTTCACGCGCGATGCGGGGCTGTCACCGCGTGCGTTTCGGGCGCAGGTGGCGGCGTCAGCGCCCGCTACGGCGATGTGA
- the pobA gene encoding 4-hydroxybenzoate 3-monooxygenase, translating into MKTQVCIIGGGPSGLMLSQLLHLKGIDTIVLERQSREYVLGRIRAGVLEHGFAALMREAQCGERMDKEGEIHDGFIIAHDGQMDRVDLHKYSGGSSVVVYGQTELTRDLYEARDRMKGVVIHNAEDVQPHDLKSANPYVTYRSGDEVVRIDCDFVIGADGFHGVSRKSIPRDVLKEYEKVYPFGWLGVLSRTKPVSPELIYAKHERGFALCSLRSQVLSRYYIQVPLTDNVEDWSDEAFWAELKRRLPAEVAAQLITGPSIEKSIAPLRSFVAEPMRYGNLFLAGDAAHIVPPTGARGLNSAASDIYYLYHAMVAHYQNGDSTGLDKYSEKALARVWKAQRFSWWMTTMLHTFPDSIAYDQKLQDTDLAYLFSSEKALGSLAENYVGLPF; encoded by the coding sequence ATGAAAACCCAGGTTTGCATCATCGGCGGAGGCCCCTCGGGCCTCATGCTCTCGCAGCTCTTGCACCTCAAGGGCATCGACACCATCGTGCTGGAGCGCCAAAGCCGCGAATACGTGCTGGGCCGCATCCGCGCCGGCGTGCTGGAGCACGGCTTTGCCGCCCTCATGCGCGAGGCCCAGTGCGGCGAGCGCATGGACAAGGAAGGCGAGATCCACGACGGCTTCATCATTGCCCACGACGGCCAAATGGACCGGGTCGATTTGCACAAGTACAGCGGCGGCAGCTCGGTGGTCGTCTACGGCCAGACCGAGCTGACACGCGACCTGTACGAAGCGCGCGACCGCATGAAGGGCGTCGTCATCCACAACGCCGAAGACGTGCAGCCCCACGACCTGAAAAGCGCCAACCCGTATGTGACCTACCGCAGTGGCGACGAGGTGGTGCGCATCGACTGCGACTTTGTCATCGGCGCCGACGGCTTTCACGGCGTGAGCCGCAAGTCCATCCCGCGCGACGTGCTCAAGGAGTATGAAAAGGTCTACCCCTTCGGCTGGCTGGGCGTGCTCTCGCGCACCAAGCCCGTATCGCCCGAGCTGATCTACGCCAAGCACGAACGCGGTTTTGCGCTGTGCTCGCTGCGCTCGCAGGTGCTGAGCCGCTACTACATCCAGGTGCCGCTGACCGACAACGTGGAAGACTGGTCCGACGAAGCCTTCTGGGCCGAGCTGAAGCGCCGCCTGCCCGCCGAGGTGGCCGCCCAACTCATCACCGGCCCCTCCATCGAAAAGTCCATCGCCCCCCTGCGCTCCTTCGTGGCCGAGCCCATGCGCTACGGCAACCTGTTCCTGGCCGGCGACGCCGCCCACATCGTGCCGCCCACCGGCGCACGGGGCCTGAACAGTGCCGCATCGGATATCTACTACCTGTACCACGCCATGGTCGCGCACTACCAAAATGGCGACAGCACAGGCCTCGACAAATACTCCGAAAAAGCCCTTGCCCGCGTATGGAAGGCCCAGCGCTTCTCTTGGTGGATGACGACCATGCTGCACACCTTCCCGGATTCGATTGCCTACGACCAGAAGCTTCAGGACACGGACCTGGCGTACCTGTTCTCGTCCGAGAAGGCGCTGGGGTCGTTGGCGGAGAACTATGTGGGGTTGCCGTTCTAG